One Bermanella sp. WJH001 genomic region harbors:
- the thrC gene encoding threonine synthase — translation MKYISTRGNAPELTFEEVLLTGLAEDGGLYVPKDVPQYTLAEIESWRDLPYAELAHKVIYPFVEGSVDSEALQTILNEVYGGFAHKAVAPLQQIDHNEYVLELFHGPTLAFKDFALQTLGRLLDYVLERRHEKVVIMGATSGDTGSAAIEGTKACKNVDIFILHPHGKVSEVQRRQMTTVKGDNIFNIAIEGNFDQAQDMVKASFGNQGFLKGERKLVAVNSINWARIMSQIVYYFYSSLNLGGPLRPMAYSVPTGNFGDIFAGYMAKKMGLPIDQLVIATNSNDVLHRLMSKNQYEVHPLQHTITPSMDIAVSSNFERLLFDLYDRDGAALAELMGRMNAKKDVVSLDEEKLAKARVLFDSFAVSEDDTVKVMQDVFAETGYLLDPHTAIGVKAARETRRNNNIPMITLGTAHPVKFEDAVKRAGFDMPNLPHHLTDLMDREERLDVLPADLEAVHKFIAQKTFK, via the coding sequence ATGAAATATATTTCAACTCGCGGTAACGCACCGGAGTTAACATTTGAAGAAGTACTACTAACCGGTCTAGCAGAAGACGGCGGTTTGTACGTACCAAAAGACGTACCACAATACACGCTGGCTGAAATTGAATCTTGGCGTGACCTTCCGTACGCAGAACTTGCGCACAAAGTGATTTACCCATTTGTCGAAGGCAGCGTAGATAGCGAAGCACTGCAAACCATTTTAAATGAAGTGTACGGTGGTTTTGCTCATAAAGCCGTTGCGCCTTTGCAGCAAATCGACCACAACGAATACGTGTTAGAACTGTTCCATGGCCCAACCTTAGCGTTTAAAGATTTTGCATTACAAACCCTTGGTCGTTTATTAGATTACGTTTTAGAGCGTCGTCATGAAAAAGTTGTGATCATGGGTGCCACTTCTGGTGATACCGGTTCTGCTGCCATCGAAGGCACCAAAGCGTGTAAAAATGTAGACATCTTTATTTTGCATCCACACGGTAAAGTATCAGAAGTACAGCGTCGTCAGATGACAACCGTAAAAGGCGATAACATTTTTAACATCGCCATTGAAGGTAACTTCGACCAAGCACAAGACATGGTAAAAGCCAGTTTTGGTAACCAAGGTTTCTTAAAAGGTGAACGTAAACTGGTTGCTGTAAACAGCATTAACTGGGCGCGTATCATGTCCCAGATCGTTTATTACTTCTATTCGTCACTAAACCTTGGTGGTCCACTGCGCCCAATGGCGTACTCGGTACCAACGGGTAACTTTGGTGATATTTTTGCTGGATACATGGCGAAAAAAATGGGTCTGCCAATCGATCAATTAGTCATTGCTACTAACAGCAACGATGTATTGCATCGCCTAATGAGCAAAAACCAATACGAAGTGCATCCACTACAACACACCATTACGCCTTCAATGGACATTGCGGTATCGTCAAACTTTGAGCGTTTATTGTTTGATCTTTACGACCGAGATGGCGCGGCACTAGCTGAGCTAATGGGCCGTATGAATGCCAAGAAAGACGTTGTGTCTTTGGATGAAGAAAAACTCGCCAAAGCCCGCGTACTGTTCGACAGCTTTGCAGTAAGTGAAGATGACACGGTGAAAGTGATGCAAGACGTGTTCGCAGAAACCGGTTACTTACTAGACCCACACACAGCTATTGGTGTAAAAGCCGCCCGCGAAACGCGCCGTAATAACAACATCCCAATGATCACACTGGGTACTGCTCACCCTGTGAAATTTGAAGATGCGGTTAAACGTGCAGGCTTCGACATGCCAAACTTGCCACACCACTTAACGGACCTAATGGACCGTGAAGAGCGTTTGGATGTGTTGCCAGCAGATTTAGAAGCGGTGCATAAGTTTATTGCCCAGAAGACGTTTAAGTAA
- the trmD gene encoding tRNA (guanosine(37)-N1)-methyltransferase TrmD, protein MQFGIISIFPEMFQALTASGVTGRAVSRGLVDINCWNPRDFTTDKHQTVDERPYGGGPGMLMKVAPLEQAIGAAKAKLGPSSKVIYLSPQGQQLTQAGAERLAKEEGLIFLAGRYEGVDERLIQAQVDEEWSIGDYVLSGGELAAMVMMDSIIRLVPGVLGHDMSAVEDSFVDGLLDCPHYTRPEVYNGESVPAVLLSGDHKKIKRWRLKQALGRTWQRRPDLLAKRPLSDEEQALLHEFIRDVQDPSDT, encoded by the coding sequence ATGCAGTTTGGCATCATCTCCATTTTTCCTGAGATGTTCCAAGCGCTTACTGCAAGCGGCGTCACCGGGCGCGCAGTAAGTAGAGGTTTGGTTGATATCAATTGTTGGAATCCTCGTGATTTCACCACAGATAAACATCAAACCGTGGACGAGCGCCCTTATGGTGGTGGTCCAGGCATGTTGATGAAGGTGGCTCCGCTAGAGCAGGCCATTGGCGCTGCAAAAGCGAAACTGGGCCCAAGCAGTAAAGTGATTTACTTGTCACCGCAAGGGCAACAATTGACCCAAGCGGGAGCAGAACGCCTAGCAAAAGAAGAGGGTTTAATCTTCTTAGCTGGCCGCTATGAAGGCGTAGATGAGCGTTTGATTCAAGCGCAGGTAGACGAAGAATGGTCTATCGGAGACTACGTGTTAAGTGGTGGTGAGCTGGCCGCTATGGTGATGATGGATAGCATCATCCGATTAGTGCCAGGGGTGTTGGGACATGACATGAGTGCCGTCGAAGATTCGTTCGTTGATGGTTTATTGGATTGCCCACACTATACTCGACCTGAGGTTTACAACGGCGAGTCAGTACCAGCGGTGTTACTTAGTGGTGATCACAAAAAAATTAAGCGCTGGCGCCTTAAACAGGCACTAGGGCGTACCTGGCAACGCAGGCCAGATTTGCTGGCAAAAAGGCCTCTCAGCGATGAAGAGCAAGCCCTTTTGCACGAATTTATTCGAGACGTTCAAGATCCAAGTGATACTTGA
- the rimM gene encoding ribosome maturation factor RimM (Essential for efficient processing of 16S rRNA) produces MNKAPENLTVIGKVTGVYGIKGWVKVFSHTELKESVFSYGDWLLNMNGQWTPVKVSNWRTQGKGLVAQLDGCNDRTLAQKYCQCDIAIPMDALPETAEGEIYYHQLKDLLVVTTDRVVLGQVDHLFNNGANDVLVVKATKDSIDGRERLLPYSDDCVQNIDLEKGMIEVDWDPEF; encoded by the coding sequence ATGAATAAAGCACCAGAGAATTTAACCGTTATCGGCAAAGTGACCGGTGTTTATGGCATTAAAGGTTGGGTGAAAGTGTTTAGTCACACTGAGCTCAAAGAGAGCGTCTTCTCTTACGGTGATTGGCTGTTAAATATGAACGGCCAATGGACACCGGTTAAGGTGAGCAACTGGCGTACCCAAGGTAAAGGCCTAGTTGCACAGCTTGACGGTTGTAATGACCGTACTCTGGCACAGAAGTATTGCCAATGTGATATTGCGATTCCAATGGACGCACTTCCAGAGACGGCTGAAGGCGAAATCTATTACCACCAATTAAAAGATTTATTGGTGGTTACCACAGATCGTGTGGTTTTAGGTCAGGTGGACCATCTGTTTAATAATGGCGCTAACGACGTACTGGTTGTTAAAGCCACCAAAGACAGCATTGATGGTCGTGAACGATTGTTACCGTACAGCGATGACTGCGTTCAAAACATCGACTTAGAAAAGGGCATGATCGAAGTTGATTGGGATCCGGAATTCTAA
- a CDS encoding cytochrome b, with protein MDQYQASQKWLHWLSAILILGLFALGVWMRTLGYYDSWYQTAPHWHKQMGIILLFIMLVRLIWRLKIKAPAPLINHKAWEVKVAHITHYILYLGIFTIIASGYLIATADNRPIDVFGLFSMPVLFTPFDGQEDIAGFIHEYGAYALMALVALHIAGAFKHHMIDKDSTLKRML; from the coding sequence ATGGATCAGTATCAAGCTTCACAAAAATGGCTGCATTGGCTCAGTGCCATTTTGATATTGGGCCTCTTTGCTCTTGGCGTATGGATGCGTACATTGGGGTATTACGATTCGTGGTACCAAACCGCACCTCATTGGCACAAACAAATGGGCATTATCTTGTTATTTATTATGCTAGTTCGACTGATATGGCGACTTAAAATCAAAGCCCCTGCGCCATTGATTAACCATAAAGCATGGGAGGTTAAAGTTGCTCATATTACCCATTACATTTTGTATCTAGGCATATTTACGATTATTGCCAGCGGTTATTTAATTGCCACGGCTGATAATCGGCCTATAGATGTATTTGGCTTATTTAGCATGCCGGTTTTATTCACCCCGTTTGATGGTCAAGAAGACATCGCCGGTTTCATTCATGAGTACGGTGCCTATGCATTAATGGCCTTAGTGGCTTTACACATTGCAGGGGCCTTTAAACATCATATGATTGATAAAGATTCAACACTAAAGCGCATGCTGTAG
- a CDS encoding homoserine dehydrogenase, with translation MKPVKVGICGFGTVGGGTFNVLVENAAEIARRAGREIIIEQVGARRENPACDTRNTNMTADIFEVARNPEIDIVVELIGGYDVAKELVLEAIKNGKHVVTANKALIAVHGAEIFAAAKEAGVSVGYEAGVAGGIPVIKAIREGLAANKIERVAGIINGTGNFILTEMRDKGRDFNDVLAEAQALGYAEADPTFDVEGIDAAHKLTILSSIAYGIPLQFDNCFTEGISKITREDVQYAEELGYRIKHLGVSARSEKGIDLRVHPTLIPETNMIAKVDGVMNAVAVKGSAVKDTLFCGPGAGAGPTASAVVADIIDIAREIQVEALSFDSLEDLKVLPIDEIETGYYLRMEALDKAGVLATVATILSNKGISIEALIQKEPKDDEILVPIIMLIHKVQEKIMNEAIAEIEALAEINGAVTRIRVEELN, from the coding sequence GTGAAACCGGTTAAAGTGGGCATCTGTGGGTTTGGTACTGTCGGTGGCGGTACTTTTAACGTACTAGTAGAGAACGCAGCAGAAATTGCGCGTCGTGCTGGGCGTGAGATTATTATTGAGCAAGTAGGTGCTCGTCGTGAAAACCCTGCTTGCGATACCCGTAACACCAATATGACTGCGGATATTTTTGAAGTGGCGCGCAACCCAGAAATCGACATCGTGGTTGAGTTGATTGGTGGCTATGACGTGGCCAAAGAGCTGGTATTAGAAGCCATTAAAAACGGCAAGCATGTGGTAACTGCAAACAAAGCACTAATTGCCGTACACGGTGCTGAAATCTTCGCCGCAGCTAAAGAAGCGGGTGTAAGCGTGGGTTACGAAGCGGGTGTTGCTGGTGGTATTCCGGTGATCAAAGCCATTCGTGAGGGTTTAGCGGCCAACAAGATTGAGCGTGTGGCGGGTATTATCAACGGCACAGGCAACTTCATTTTGACCGAAATGCGTGACAAAGGTCGTGACTTCAATGACGTACTGGCCGAAGCACAAGCATTGGGTTACGCCGAAGCCGATCCAACCTTCGACGTTGAAGGCATTGATGCCGCCCATAAACTAACGATTCTATCGTCCATTGCATATGGTATTCCGTTACAGTTCGATAACTGCTTTACCGAAGGCATCAGCAAAATAACCCGTGAAGATGTGCAATACGCTGAAGAGCTAGGTTACCGCATCAAGCACCTAGGTGTGAGCGCTCGCAGTGAAAAAGGCATTGACCTTCGTGTGCATCCAACCTTGATTCCTGAAACCAACATGATCGCCAAAGTAGATGGCGTGATGAACGCAGTGGCAGTGAAAGGTAGCGCAGTAAAAGACACGTTATTCTGTGGCCCAGGCGCGGGTGCCGGTCCAACCGCATCTGCGGTAGTGGCTGACATCATCGACATCGCCCGTGAAATTCAGGTTGAAGCATTATCATTTGATAGCCTTGAAGACTTAAAAGTATTGCCAATCGATGAAATCGAAACCGGTTACTACTTACGTATGGAAGCATTGGATAAAGCCGGTGTATTAGCTACGGTTGCAACCATCTTAAGCAACAAAGGCATCAGCATTGAAGCCTTGATTCAAAAAGAACCAAAAGACGACGAAATTCTTGTGCCAATCATTATGTTGATCCATAAAGTACAAGAAAAAATCATGAACGAAGCCATTGCTGAAATTGAAGCATTAGCCGAGATCAACGGTGCGGTTACTCGCATTCGTGTTGAAGAATTAAATTAA
- a CDS encoding serine hydrolase: protein MTLGKALGRSLTGLIVIAVTAGAIFHTEVRQLYNTVRLFDADIIVENFSHMDAVAPIKTLKATNNVRPLIPAPQPLPETFTYKGETRNLQDWLTDSSATALVVIQDDNLVFEDYFQGTQATDKRISWSMAKSFLSALFGIAVSEGKISDLNAPVTDYVPSLKGSGYDGVSIKNVLQMSSGVYFNEDYGDFNSDINRFGRVMALGGSFDDFAASLNQDPKHEQGTFMHYVSIDTHVIGMVLRAATGKTIMEYFQEKLWNKLGTEEDAFYITDTTGEPMVLGGLNMLSRDYGRMGMLYRDGGMYNGEQIVPAKWIEDSITPDAPHLMPGKRDTANTNFGYGYQWWLPENPDQEFLAIGIYGQYIFIDRKTNTVIVKNSADRGFMDNGYESKDIAVAAFRAIAKNLEKKSNPVQTTAQAD from the coding sequence ATGACACTAGGCAAGGCTTTGGGCCGCTCATTAACCGGTTTAATCGTGATAGCGGTAACAGCAGGCGCGATATTTCATACAGAGGTGCGCCAGCTTTATAACACCGTGCGCTTGTTTGATGCTGACATCATCGTTGAAAACTTCTCCCATATGGATGCCGTAGCCCCCATTAAAACCTTAAAAGCCACTAACAACGTACGCCCGCTTATCCCTGCCCCACAACCATTACCTGAAACCTTCACTTACAAGGGTGAAACCCGCAATCTACAAGATTGGCTTACTGACTCAAGCGCCACGGCATTAGTGGTGATTCAAGACGACAACCTAGTCTTTGAAGATTATTTCCAAGGCACCCAGGCCACCGACAAACGTATTTCTTGGTCCATGGCAAAATCGTTTTTAAGTGCATTATTTGGTATTGCCGTAAGTGAAGGCAAAATATCAGACTTAAACGCACCCGTTACTGATTATGTGCCCAGTTTAAAAGGCTCAGGTTATGACGGTGTTTCCATCAAAAATGTATTACAAATGAGCAGCGGTGTTTATTTTAACGAAGACTACGGCGACTTTAATAGCGACATTAATCGCTTTGGTCGAGTGATGGCACTGGGCGGCAGCTTTGATGATTTTGCTGCCTCTTTAAACCAAGACCCAAAACATGAGCAAGGCACCTTCATGCACTATGTGAGCATTGATACCCATGTGATTGGCATGGTGCTACGCGCTGCCACGGGCAAAACCATTATGGAATATTTCCAAGAAAAACTTTGGAACAAGCTTGGCACAGAAGAAGACGCTTTCTACATCACAGATACCACAGGCGAGCCAATGGTGCTGGGTGGTTTAAATATGCTAAGCCGCGACTATGGGCGCATGGGCATGTTATACCGTGATGGCGGTATGTATAACGGCGAACAAATTGTGCCGGCAAAATGGATAGAAGACAGCATCACCCCAGATGCCCCTCACTTAATGCCAGGCAAACGCGACACAGCCAACACTAATTTTGGTTATGGCTATCAATGGTGGCTACCTGAAAACCCAGACCAAGAGTTTTTAGCCATTGGTATTTATGGCCAATACATTTTCATTGATCGTAAAACCAATACCGTCATTGTGAAAAACAGTGCTGACCGCGGTTTTATGGATAACGGTTACGAAAGCAAAGATATTGCCGTGGCGGCGTTTCGTGCTATTGCAAAAAATTTAGAGAAAAAAAGTAACCCCGTGCAAACCACGGCACAAGCAGATTAA
- a CDS encoding DUF962 domain-containing protein, translating to MTQETRITSFKEFYPFYLAEHSNTTCRVLHYVGSSLVLALLAYSLITAQYSLLWLLPVVGYGFAWVGHFFYEYNRPATFQYPLYSFASDWVMLAQAVTGTLPKEHFRKTQQAKDQSAH from the coding sequence ATGACACAAGAAACACGCATAACGAGTTTTAAAGAGTTTTATCCGTTTTATCTGGCAGAGCACAGCAACACAACGTGTCGTGTGCTGCACTATGTTGGCAGTTCTTTAGTGTTGGCATTATTAGCTTATAGTTTGATCACGGCACAATACAGTTTGCTTTGGTTGTTACCTGTGGTGGGTTATGGCTTTGCTTGGGTTGGCCACTTTTTTTATGAATATAATCGCCCTGCCACCTTTCAATATCCGCTTTACAGTTTTGCATCGGACTGGGTGATGTTGGCACAAGCGGTAACCGGAACCTTACCTAAAGAGCATTTTCGTAAAACGCAACAGGCTAAAGATCAATCGGCGCATTAA
- the rpsR gene encoding 30S ribosomal protein S18, whose translation MSRFFRRRKFCRFSAEGVAEIDYKDLDVLKGYVTETGKIVPSRITGTKAKYQRQLATAIKRARYVALLPYTDSHK comes from the coding sequence ATGTCTCGTTTTTTCCGTCGTCGTAAGTTCTGTCGTTTTTCTGCTGAAGGCGTTGCCGAGATCGATTACAAAGACCTTGATGTTCTTAAAGGTTACGTAACTGAAACTGGCAAAATCGTTCCTAGCCGTATCACTGGTACTAAAGCTAAGTATCAGCGTCAGCTAGCAACTGCTATCAAGCGTGCTCGTTACGTAGCACTATTGCCATACACTGATTCACACAAGTAA
- the rplI gene encoding 50S ribosomal protein L9: MDVILLEKVAKLGSLGDKVTVKSGYGRNFLIPQKKAVPATAANIETFEARRAELEKEAAAKLANAEKRAEQLKELELTLAVKAGEDGKLFGSIGTRDLADLISSTGIEATKAEIRLPNGPLRTTGTFEITLQVHADVTTSLTVHVVPEE, from the coding sequence ATGGATGTAATCCTATTAGAAAAAGTGGCTAAATTAGGTTCACTTGGCGATAAAGTAACGGTTAAATCTGGTTACGGTCGTAACTTCCTTATCCCTCAAAAGAAAGCGGTTCCTGCAACTGCTGCTAACATTGAGACGTTTGAAGCTCGTCGCGCTGAACTTGAAAAAGAAGCGGCTGCGAAACTAGCGAATGCTGAGAAACGTGCAGAACAGCTTAAAGAACTTGAGTTGACTCTAGCGGTTAAAGCAGGCGAAGACGGTAAACTATTCGGTTCTATCGGTACTCGTGACCTTGCTGACCTAATCAGCTCTACTGGCATCGAAGCAACTAAAGCTGAGATTCGTCTACCAAATGGTCCTCTACGTACTACTGGTACTTTCGAAATCACTCTGCAAGTACACGCTGACGTGACAACATCTCTTACTGTACACGTTGTACCAGAAGAGTAA
- a CDS encoding YceI family protein codes for MKNTIKALGAGLVLTLSSTVFAAEDYVIDTKGMHAFIEFKIKHLGYSWLKGRFNDFEGDFSYDEKNPEKSNVNVTIKTASVDSNHAERDKHLRGSDFLNVSKFPTSTFKSTKVVSKANGAADIHGKFTLNGVTKDIIINAQEIGAGSDPWGGFRRGFEGTTEIALKDYNINFNLGPASEKVELILNIEGVRK; via the coding sequence ATGAAGAACACAATTAAAGCATTGGGCGCAGGCCTTGTTCTTACCCTTAGCAGCACAGTCTTTGCCGCTGAAGATTACGTCATTGATACAAAAGGCATGCACGCTTTTATTGAATTTAAAATCAAACACCTGGGCTATAGCTGGCTAAAAGGTCGCTTTAACGACTTTGAAGGTGATTTTTCTTATGATGAAAAAAATCCTGAAAAATCCAATGTCAATGTAACCATCAAAACAGCAAGCGTTGATTCCAACCACGCAGAGCGCGACAAGCACTTGCGCGGCAGTGATTTTTTAAATGTGAGCAAATTTCCTACATCAACATTTAAAAGCACTAAAGTAGTAAGCAAAGCAAATGGCGCTGCCGATATTCATGGTAAATTCACACTAAACGGTGTGACTAAAGACATCATCATCAATGCACAAGAAATTGGTGCAGGTAGTGATCCTTGGGGTGGATTCCGTCGCGGTTTTGAAGGTACCACTGAGATCGCACTTAAAGATTACAACATCAACTTTAACCTAGGCCCTGCCTCTGAAAAAGTTGAGTTAATCTTAAACATTGAAGGCGTTCGTAAATAA
- the rplS gene encoding 50S ribosomal protein L19 — protein MSSKNKIIQAIESAQLKADIPAFGAGDTVVVQVKVKEGTRERLQAYEGVVIAKRSRGLNSAFTVRKISNGVGVERTFQAHSPLIDSIEVKRRGDVRKAKLYYLRERSGKSARIKEKLSK, from the coding sequence ATGAGCAGCAAGAACAAAATTATCCAGGCTATTGAGTCTGCACAGTTAAAAGCTGATATCCCTGCATTCGGTGCTGGTGATACAGTTGTAGTACAAGTTAAAGTTAAAGAAGGTACACGTGAGCGTCTTCAGGCATATGAAGGTGTTGTTATCGCTAAGCGTAGCCGTGGCCTAAACTCAGCTTTCACTGTACGTAAAATTTCTAACGGTGTTGGTGTTGAGCGTACTTTCCAAGCGCACAGCCCATTAATCGATAGCATTGAAGTGAAACGTCGTGGTGATGTTCGTAAAGCGAAACTTTACTACCTACGTGAGCGTTCTGGTAAATCAGCACGTATCAAAGAGAAGCTATCTAAGTAA
- the rpsF gene encoding 30S ribosomal protein S6, with product MRHYEIVFLVHPDQSEQVPSMIERYTGSIKETGGQIHRLEDWGRRHLAYPIQKIHKAHYVLMNIECDNETLAELNNTFRFNDAVIRSMVIRTKDAVTGDSAIKAAESRQDRRDDRPRREDAEVEVETADTASDADDAAE from the coding sequence ATGCGTCATTACGAAATCGTATTTCTGGTTCACCCAGATCAAAGCGAACAAGTACCTTCAATGATCGAGCGTTACACTGGCTCTATCAAAGAAACAGGTGGTCAAATCCACCGTCTTGAAGACTGGGGCCGTCGTCACCTGGCTTACCCAATCCAAAAGATTCATAAAGCACATTACGTTCTTATGAACATCGAATGTGACAATGAAACTCTTGCCGAGTTAAACAACACTTTCCGTTTCAACGATGCTGTAATTCGTAGCATGGTTATTCGTACTAAAGATGCTGTAACTGGCGATTCTGCAATCAAAGCTGCTGAAAGCCGTCAAGACCGTCGTGACGATCGTCCACGTCGTGAAGATGCTGAAGTTGAAGTTGAAACTGCTGACACTGCATCTGATGCAGATGACGCTGCAGAATAA
- the rpsP gene encoding 30S ribosomal protein S16, whose protein sequence is MVVIRLALGGSKKRPFYHLSVADQRFPRDGRFIERVGFFNPVARGQEERLRVDLERVEYWMSKGAQPSDRVAKLLKDAKKQQAAG, encoded by the coding sequence ATGGTAGTGATTCGATTAGCCCTTGGTGGCTCTAAAAAACGTCCTTTTTATCATTTGTCTGTAGCGGATCAGCGTTTCCCACGCGACGGCCGCTTCATTGAGCGTGTAGGTTTCTTTAACCCTGTTGCTCGTGGTCAAGAAGAGCGTCTACGTGTAGACCTAGAACGCGTTGAATACTGGATGAGCAAAGGCGCTCAGCCAAGTGATCGTGTTGCTAAGCTTCTTAAAGACGCTAAAAAGCAACAAGCTGCTGGTTAA
- a CDS encoding thioredoxin fold domain-containing protein, whose protein sequence is MAILRNLGVTALALLASFTQAEEKSVEQTIADALRAAQPTLVLMSAKQIPGQDLYEVELTSGEILYSTSDGQYFVYGSLFQATQGELVNITAKRSDEKRLALVDKLDAKDMVVFASKGEEKAVINVFTDVDCGYCRKLHREVPRLNELGVTVRYLAYPRAGVYSDQKRTQFTGSYKKLKSVWCDADRPAAMNKAKATGFIKENLNCEAPIEEQLALGAEFGVRGTPAIILQNGELLPGYMPADELAKKIGL, encoded by the coding sequence ATGGCAATTTTAAGAAATCTAGGTGTGACTGCTTTGGCCCTACTGGCAAGCTTCACACAAGCAGAAGAAAAAAGCGTTGAGCAAACCATTGCTGATGCACTTCGAGCGGCTCAACCTACGCTGGTGTTAATGAGCGCCAAGCAAATCCCTGGCCAAGACTTATACGAAGTAGAGTTAACCAGCGGTGAGATTTTATACAGCACATCCGATGGCCAATACTTTGTGTACGGCTCACTGTTTCAAGCCACCCAAGGTGAGCTTGTGAATATTACAGCCAAACGTAGCGACGAAAAGCGTTTAGCCTTAGTTGATAAGCTGGATGCAAAAGACATGGTGGTGTTTGCCAGTAAAGGTGAAGAAAAAGCGGTGATCAATGTATTTACCGATGTCGACTGCGGTTATTGCCGCAAGCTACACCGTGAAGTGCCTCGTTTAAATGAGCTAGGTGTAACAGTTCGCTACTTAGCTTACCCTCGCGCAGGGGTTTACTCTGATCAAAAGCGCACGCAATTTACCGGTTCCTACAAAAAATTGAAGAGCGTTTGGTGTGACGCTGACCGCCCTGCGGCAATGAATAAAGCAAAAGCCACCGGTTTTATTAAAGAGAACCTAAATTGCGAAGCACCAATTGAAGAGCAGTTAGCGCTAGGCGCTGAATTTGGTGTGCGTGGCACTCCAGCTATTATTTTGCAAAATGGCGAGCTATTACCTGGCTACATGCCAGCAGACGAATTAGCGAAAAAAATCGGTCTATAA